A genomic window from Salvia miltiorrhiza cultivar Shanhuang (shh) chromosome 5, IMPLAD_Smil_shh, whole genome shotgun sequence includes:
- the LOC130987146 gene encoding ABC transporter G family member 14-like: MPLSSVAPKPENDCPELATGPPTTMEACTTAYLAYSMQKSSHSFLQRTLYPITIKFEEVVYKVNYERKGSCGGTSTIKEKTILNGVTGMVNPGELLAMLGPSGSGKTTLLTALGGRLSGSLSGKITYNSQPLSGSIKRRTGFVAQDDVLYPHLNVFETLLFTALLRLPKSLTREEKVEHVEHVIAELGLTKCQNSMIGGPLFRGISGGEKKRVSIGQEMLINPSLLLLDEPTSGLDSTAAHRIIKTLKALASGGRTVITTIHQPSSRLYYMFDKLVLLSEGTPIYYGLASVALEYFSSIGFSTSITVNPADLLLDLANGIGPDLQHDADNSDNPQQDPKSVKEFLATAYDKNISTRLKIELCSSEVSSYNNKEAFIRNRANSEKWCTTWWHQFKILLIRGLRERRFEAFNKLRIFQVLSVAILGGLLWWQTPSSHIDDRIAMLFFFSVFWGFYPLYNAVFTFPQERRMLIKERSSGMYRLSAYFLARTVGDLPMELALPTAFTLIFYWMGGLKPDPSTFILSLLVVLLSVLVAQSLGLAFGAILMDVKQAATLASVTTLVFLIAGGYYVKQIPPFIEWLKYLSFSYYSYKLLLGVHYNEDDYYECSKEVYCRVSDHPAINAVGLSHLWMDISIMVLMLIVYRLLAYIAVHRVH; the protein is encoded by the exons ATGCCCCTCTCTTCTGTGGCTCCAAAACCAGAAAATGATTGCCCAGAATTGGCCACAGGTCCACCAACTACGATGGAAGCCTGTACCACAGCTTATCTGGCATACTCCATGCAGAAGAGCTCACACTCCTTCTTACAACGGACTTTATACCCCATAACTATAaag TTTGAAGAAGTTGTTTATAAAGTAAACTATGAAAGGAAAGGAAGTTGTGGAGGAACATCAACAATTAAAGAGAAAACAATACTCAACGGAGTAACGGGCATGGTTAATCCAGGAGAGCTACTGGCAATGCTTGGCCCATCAGGCAGCGGAAAAACCACCCTCCTCACTGCTCTTGGAGGCCGCCTTTCTGGAAGCTTGTCAGGAAAGATTACTTACAACAGTCAACCACTTTCAGGCTCTATCAAACGTCGAACAGGATTTGTTGCACAGGATGATGTTCTATATCCACATCTCAATGTCTTTGAAACTCTTCTATTTACTGCACTGCTGAGGCTACCCAAAAGCCTGACCAGAGAAGAGAAAGTAGAGCATGTCGAGCATGTTATAGCAGAACTTGGGTTAACTAAGTGTCAGAATAGCATGATTGGAGGGCCACTTTTTAGAGGAATATCAGGTGGAGAGAAGAAGAGGGTGAGCATAGGTCAAGAAATGTTGATTAACCCGAGTTTATTATTGCTAGATGAGCCAACTTCAGGGCTTGATTCAACTGCAGCTCACCGCATAATCAAGACACTCAAAGCGTTAGCTAGTGGAGGTCGAACTGTCATAACCACTATTCATCAGCCCTCTAGCCGTCTTTACTACATGTTCGACAAGCTAGTTTTGCTCTCTGAAGGAACTCCGATTTACTATGGCCTCGCATCGGTTGCCTTGGAGTATTTCTCTTCCATTGGGTTCTCCACATCCATCACAGTTAATCCTGCTGATCTCTTGCTTGATCTTGCCAACG GAATCGGACCTGATCTCCAGCATGATGCTGACAACAGTGACAACCCACAACAAGATCCAAAATCTGTGAAGGAATTTCTTGCAACTGCTTATGACAAGAACATCTCTACAAGGCTGAAAATCGAGCTATGTAGTTCAGAAGTTAGCAGCTACAATAACAAAGAGGCATTTATAA GAAATCGGGCGAATTCTGAGAAATGGTGCACAACTTGGTGGCATCAATTTAAGATCCTGCTTATACGGGGACTACGAGAGCGAAGATTTGAAGCCTTCAACAAGTTAAGAATCTTCCAAGTCCTGAGCGTGGCAATACTTGGAGGGCTTTTATGGTGGCAGACTCCATCATCTCACATTGATGACCGT ATCGCCATGCTATTCTTTTTCTCAGTATTTTGGGGCTTCTACCCCCTCTACAACGCTGTTTTCACGTTTCCTCAAGAAAGAAGGATGCTGATCAAGGAAAGGTCATCTGGTATGTACCGCCTCTCAGCCTACTTTCTAGCCAGAACAGTGGGAGATCTTCCAATGGAACTTGCACTCCCAACAGCCTTTACACTCATCTTCTATTGGATGGGAGGCCTCAAACCAGACCCCTCCACCTTCATCCTCTCCCTGCTTGTTGTACTTTTGAGTGTCCTCGTTGCCCAGAGTCTTGGCTTGGCATTCGGGGCCATACTCATGGACGTCAAACAGGCAGCGACTCTGGCCTCAGTTACAACCCTAGTCTTCCTCATTGCTGGTGGATACTATGTCAAACAAATTCCCCCATTCATAGAATGGCTAAAGTATCTAAGCTTCAGCTATTACTCCTACAAGCTTCTCCTAGGCGTTCACTACAACGAGGACGACTACTATGAATGTTCGAAGGAGGTCTACTGCCGAGTTTCAGATCATCCTGCCATCAACGCAGTAGGTTTAAGCCATTTATGGATGGATATATCCATCATGGTTCTCATGTTGATAGTTTACCGATTACTTGCATATATAGCTGTGCACAGGGTACATTGA